The proteins below come from a single Erysipelothrix piscisicarius genomic window:
- a CDS encoding PRD domain-containing protein: MHITKIFNNNCVATFIDGEDMVVTGSGIGFQHKIGDEIDAARIEKMFKVVSDSQDDFEQLLNKIPVDYFEATRAIVEYAHSVLDISLSDTINVALTDHIYYAVLRSKEDVELPGLFTEEIKMYYPDEFKVGTWVLNYINKLFEVSLPQDEIGYLVIHIVNASNGNISHQAQNTMMFLKDVMAIVQSELGIKMNTSQPAYTRLATHLKYLAQRIIGNPSSSHPFDESIGELNLFIAAKLKKYNDCVAKINQYVNTRFDYELSMDERMYLAIHLYQIMKHEKNR; this comes from the coding sequence ATGCACATAACGAAAATCTTTAATAATAACTGTGTCGCTACATTTATCGATGGAGAAGATATGGTTGTTACGGGTTCAGGAATCGGTTTCCAACATAAAATAGGGGACGAAATTGATGCTGCGCGCATCGAAAAAATGTTTAAAGTGGTAAGTGATAGCCAAGACGACTTTGAACAACTACTTAATAAAATACCAGTGGATTATTTTGAAGCGACGCGGGCCATCGTAGAATATGCACATTCTGTTTTGGATATATCACTGAGTGATACGATCAACGTGGCACTTACAGATCATATCTATTATGCAGTACTCAGATCGAAAGAGGATGTGGAATTACCAGGACTGTTTACAGAAGAGATTAAAATGTATTATCCTGATGAATTTAAAGTAGGTACATGGGTTTTGAATTATATTAATAAACTGTTTGAGGTTTCTTTGCCTCAAGATGAAATTGGGTACCTTGTCATTCATATTGTGAATGCAAGTAATGGAAATATATCGCACCAAGCTCAAAATACTATGATGTTTTTAAAGGATGTTATGGCGATTGTTCAGAGTGAGTTGGGTATAAAGATGAATACCAGTCAACCTGCGTATACACGTCTAGCAACCCACTTAAAATATCTTGCACAGCGAATTATTGGCAATCCAAGTTCCAGTCATCCATTTGATGAAAGTATAGGTGAACTCAATTTATTTATTGCGGCGAAGCTAAAAAAGTATAACGATTGTGTCGCGAAGATTAATCAATACGTCAATACACGATTCGATTATGAACTCTCGATGGATGAGCGCATGTATCTTGCCATACATCTATACCAAATTATGAAGCATGAAAAAAACCGGTAG